One window of Papio anubis isolate 15944 chromosome 10, Panubis1.0, whole genome shotgun sequence genomic DNA carries:
- the LOC101026727 gene encoding alkaline phosphatase, germ cell type, with protein sequence MSRGWAGSRWQQGEKPGHSALPDLNPGSLECSSCSTPGIPATPLSCCPPDMRGPWVLLLLLGLRLQLSLGIIPVEEENPDFWNRQAAEALGAAKKLQPIQTAAKNLIIFLGDGMGVSTVTAARILKGQKEDKLGPETPLAMDHFPYVALSKTYSVDKHVPDSAATATAYLCGVKGNFQTIGLSAAARYNQCNTTRGNEVVSVMNRAKKAGKSVGVVTTTRVQHASPAGAYAHTVNRNWYSDANMPGSARREGCKDIATQLISNMDIDVILGGGRKYMFRMGAPDPEYPHDYSQDGTRMDGKNLVQEWLAKHQGARYVWNRTELMQASLDPSVTHLMGNDPLPALASFRQPQMAPSEPVYTSASTLPPPACHGSHYMVPLRVFEAGTCEMRGSQGHMDPPGAGTQQARNRDLHSPPIAVRAVCSKDGPADVTQAGRAEYRQQSQCLDPEEEPCRRGRGMACDLAAPRQHHTSTAHPGKLHDLSPTSSAGAYCC encoded by the exons ATGTCAAGAGGCTGGGCGGGGTCAAGGTGGCAACAAGGGGAGAAGCCGGGACACAGTGCGCTCCCtgatttaaacccaggcagcctggagtGCAGCTCATGCTCCACACCCGGAATTCCTGCCACCCCActctcctgctgccctccagACATGCGGGGGCCCTGggtgcttctgctgctgctgggccTGAGGCTACAGCTCTCCCTGGGCATCATCCCAG TTGAGGAGGAGAACCCAGACTTCTGGAACCGCCAGGCAGCCGAGGCCCTGGGTGCTGCCAAGAAGCTGCAGCCCATACAGACAGCTGCCAAGAACCTTATCATCTTCCTGGGCGACG GGATGGGGGTGTCTACGGTGACAGCTGCCAGGATCCTAAAGGGGCAGAAGGAGGACAAACTGGGGCCTGAGACCCCCCTGGCCATGGACCACTTCCCATATGTGGCTCTGTCCAAG ACATACAGTGTAGACAAGCATGTGCCAGACAGTGCAGCCACAGCCACCGCCTACCTGTGCGGAGTCAAGGGCAACTTCCAGACCATTGGCTTGAGTGCAGCTGCCCGCTATAACCAGTGCAACACGACACGTGGCAATGAGGTGGTCTCCGTGATGAATCGGGCCAAGAAAGCAG GGAAGTCAGTGGGAGTAGTGACCACCACACGGGTGCAGCATGCCTCACCAGCCGGTGCCTACGCCCACACGGTGAACCGCAACTGGTACTCggatgccaacatgcctggctcaGCCCGCCGGGAGGGCTGCAAGGACATCGCCACACAGCTCATTTCCAACATGGACATTGAC GTGATCCTAGGTGGAGGCCGAAAGTACATGTTTCGCATGGGGGCCCCAGACCCTGAGTACCCTCATGACTACAGCCAGGATGGGACCAGGATGGATGGGAAGAACCTGGTGCAGGAATGGCTGGCGAAGCACCAG ggTGCCCGGTACGTGTGGAACCGCACTGAGCTCATGCAGGCTTCCCTGGACCCATCCGTGACCCACCTCATGGGTAATGACCCCCTTCCTGCCCTGGCATCCTTCAGACAGCCTCAGATGGCACCTTCTGAACCTGTGTACACGTCTGCCagcaccctcccacccccagcctgcCACGGAAGTCACTATATGGTGCCATTGCGGGTCTTTGAGGCCGGGACATGTGAAATGCGAGGATCACAGGGACACATGGACCCTCCTGG GGCTGGCACCCAGCAGGCCAGGAACAGAGACCTACACAGCCCTCCTATAGCAGTCCGGGCTGTATGCTCCAAGGATGGCCCGGCGGATGTTACACAGGCGGGGCG GGCCGAGTACCGGCAGCAGTCCCAGTGCCTAGACCCCGAAGAAGAACCCTGCCGGCGAGGACGTGGCAT GGCGTGCGACCTGGCCGCCCCCCGCCAGCACCACACCAGCACCGCACACCCTGGGAAGCTCCATGATCTGAGTCCTACCTCTTCAGCTGGGGCCTACTGCTGCTAG